The Rhinoraja longicauda isolate Sanriku21f chromosome 19, sRhiLon1.1, whole genome shotgun sequence genome includes a window with the following:
- the LOC144602600 gene encoding nuclear factor 7, brain-like — MASKHQIQCLTEDAICPICLDFFTDPVTLECGHNFCRSCITQSWDKEGRNSCPVCREDIADRTLKGNRALASITETARALSLNTGGKESKLHCEEHQEELKLFCETDKKLVCLICRDAREHKSHSFMPIKEAVERYKEQIKTSLEILTKNKSAVGDMEQQQKAKISGVREQSQNLFTCITSVFAELRQILNEKERLFLKDLREDEESVLNPMENNLRAIQEEINSIQEKLLKLQERMNQTDSLIFLKEETRQKRRISDEEHTLSVADGALAVGKYDHPFLLNTVFSEVPDNIKRGLHTAALCGTRTSATVGSVTTVPMGGMVRFPVQPHSHEKIRLSMWRVHSDLPIMDGKSYSPESPSWITPSYRDRVRFRLDGAIELSAVGPGDQGTYEIETNYYGRNHDVVHFELRVVGE, encoded by the exons ATGGCCTCGAAACACCAGATCCAGTGTTTAACTGAAGACGcgatttgtcccatttgcctggatttcttcaccgatccggttacactggagtgcgggcacaacttctgccgctcctgtatcacacagagttgggacaaggaggggagaaactcctgcccggtatGTAGAGAGGATattgcagaccgcaccctcaaaggaaatcgggccttggcgagtatCACTGAGacagctcgagcactgagcctgaacacgggagggaaggaaagtaaacttcactgcgaggaacatcaggaagaactgaagctgttttgtgaaaccgacaagaaactggtctgcctgatctgccgagacgcgcgggaacacaagtctcacagtttcatgccgattaaagaagctgttgaaagatACAAG gagcagattaaaacttccctggagattctcacaaaaaataaatcagcggtgggggacatggagcagcaacagaaagcgaagatttctggagtccgg gaacagtcacagaacCTGTTTACCTGCATCACATCGGTATTTGCCGAACTGCGCCAaattctcaatgagaaagagcggctctttctcaaggatctccgggaagacgaggagagcgttctaaatccaatggagaataatctacgagcgattcaagaggagataaactctattcaagagaaactcttaaagctgcaggagcggatgaaccaaacggacagtttgatatttctgaag gaggaaactcgtCAGAAGAGGAG GATAAGTGATGAAGAGCACACGCTGTCAGTAGCAGACGGTGCCCTGGCCGTTGGAAAGTACGATCACCCATTTTTGTTGAACACGGTGTTCAGCGAGGTGCCCGACAACATTAagagag GTCTCCACACTGCGGCTCTGTGCGGTACAAGAACGTCGGCCACCGTGGGCTCGGTCACCACTGTCCCCATGGGTGGGATGGTGAGGTTCCCCGTCCAGCCCCACAGTCACGAGAAGATCAGGTTGTCGATGTGGCGGGTCCATTCGGACCTGCCGATCATGGATGGGAAGTCTTACAGCCCGGAGAGTCCGTCCTGGATCACCCCGTCCTACAGGGACAGGGTTCGCTTCCGACTGGACGGTGCCATCGAGCTGTCGGCCGTGGGTCCCGGTGACCAGGGGACCTACGAGATAGAGACAAACTACTATGGCAGGAACCACGACGTGGTACACTTTGAGCTGCGCGTTGTCGGTGAGTAG